From the Buchnera aphidicola (Ceratovacuna japonica) genome, one window contains:
- the tpiA gene encoding triose-phosphate isomerase, producing MLILCNWKLNGNKNMLESFFTKLNNLCNKFKIKNDISISPPTIYLSDSYNILSNIKSKISLSAQNVDINLKGAFTGETSAIMLKDFNVKYVIVGHSERRKNHYENDNIISKKFNIIKKNSLIPVLCVGEFLKESFCKSYMFIKKQIDTIFIKCGEKSFRNSIIAYEPIWAIGSGVSADPDYVNDIHFSIKNYICEIDNFFKKNNIIIQYGGSISKNNVYNFISKKHIDGILVGGASLEIKTLFPIIKIIDSFSK from the coding sequence ATGCTAATATTATGCAATTGGAAACTTAATGGAAATAAAAATATGTTAGAAAGTTTTTTTACAAAGTTAAATAATTTGTGCAATAAGTTTAAAATAAAAAATGATATATCTATATCACCTCCTACTATATATTTAAGCGATTCATATAATATTTTAAGTAATATAAAAAGTAAAATAAGTTTATCTGCTCAAAATGTAGATATTAATTTAAAGGGAGCTTTTACAGGAGAAACTTCTGCAATTATGTTAAAAGATTTCAATGTAAAATATGTTATAGTAGGTCATTCAGAAAGAAGAAAAAATCATTATGAAAATGATAATATTATATCAAAAAAATTTAATATTATTAAAAAAAATAGTTTAATTCCTGTTTTGTGTGTAGGAGAGTTTTTAAAAGAAAGTTTCTGCAAATCTTATATGTTCATTAAAAAACAAATAGATACAATTTTTATAAAATGTGGAGAAAAATCTTTTAGAAATTCCATTATTGCTTATGAACCAATATGGGCTATAGGATCTGGTGTTTCAGCTGATCCAGATTATGTAAATGATATACATTTTTCAATAAAAAATTATATTTGCGAAATAGATAATTTTTTTAAAAAAAATAATATTATTATTCAATATGGAGGATCAATATCAAAAAATAATGTATATAACTTTATTTCTAAAAAACATATAGATGGAATTTTAGTAGGAGGCGCTTCTTTAGAAATAAAAACATTATTTCCAATAATAAAAATCATAGATTCTTTTTCAAAATAA
- the rpsA gene encoding 30S ribosomal protein S1 translates to MNESFTELFKKSLQKIQTKPGSVIKATVIDIEKDIVIVDAGLKSESRISIDQFKNSDGKLDIKIGDNIEVVLDTVEDGFGETLLSREKAKRKESWEKLEEAHKNVSNVKGIINGKVKGGFTVELKEIKAFLPGSLVDIRPIKDTSDLEGKSLNFKVIKLDKKRNNVVVSRKAVIEFENAEERNKLLKNLKEGENIIGVVKNLTDYGAFIDLGGVDGLLHITDMAWKRVKHPNEIVKLGEKIKIRILKFDKNKVRVSLGLKQLSKDPWTNISKKYPVGTKILGKVTNLTDYGCFVEIKEGVEGLVHISEMDWNNKNIHPSKVTNLNNNIKVMILDIDEDRRRISLGLKQCTKNPWKIFSKKYKKGDIVEGKIKSITDFGIFVGLKGEVDGLIHLSDISWFSYGEESSKKYKKNEKITAVVLQVDVERERISLGIKQLEEDPFKKYMKKHKKKSIVIGTISKIEEKKIYVNLSKGVKAILKLNISNNFINNSSFLKINFGDKIEYKIDSFDKKNRIVNISFLDNFLKKIKKKIFLKKQQIK, encoded by the coding sequence ATGAATGAATCATTCACAGAACTATTTAAAAAATCTTTGCAAAAGATTCAAACTAAGCCTGGTTCTGTTATAAAAGCAACTGTGATAGATATAGAAAAAGATATAGTTATAGTTGACGCAGGATTAAAATCTGAATCTAGAATATCTATAGATCAATTTAAAAATTCTGACGGAAAATTAGACATAAAAATTGGAGATAATATAGAAGTAGTTTTAGACACTGTAGAAGATGGGTTTGGAGAAACTTTATTATCTAGAGAAAAAGCAAAAAGAAAAGAATCTTGGGAAAAGCTAGAAGAAGCACATAAAAATGTTTCTAATGTAAAAGGAATTATAAATGGTAAAGTTAAAGGTGGTTTTACTGTAGAACTAAAGGAAATAAAAGCATTTTTACCAGGATCATTAGTAGATATTAGACCTATTAAAGATACTAGTGACTTGGAAGGTAAATCATTAAATTTTAAAGTAATAAAATTAGATAAAAAAAGAAATAATGTAGTCGTTTCTAGAAAGGCTGTAATAGAGTTTGAAAATGCTGAAGAAAGAAACAAATTGTTAAAAAACTTAAAGGAAGGAGAAAACATCATAGGTGTAGTTAAAAATTTAACAGATTATGGAGCATTTATAGATTTAGGAGGAGTTGATGGTCTGCTTCATATAACTGATATGGCATGGAAAAGAGTTAAACATCCAAATGAAATAGTAAAATTAGGAGAAAAAATTAAAATAAGAATTTTAAAATTTGATAAAAATAAAGTAAGAGTATCTTTAGGGTTAAAACAATTAAGTAAAGATCCATGGACAAACATTTCAAAAAAATATCCAGTAGGAACAAAAATATTAGGAAAAGTTACTAATTTAACTGATTATGGATGTTTTGTAGAAATAAAAGAAGGAGTAGAAGGATTAGTTCATATTTCTGAAATGGATTGGAATAATAAAAATATACATCCTTCAAAAGTAACTAATTTAAACAATAACATAAAAGTTATGATATTAGATATAGATGAAGATAGAAGAAGAATATCTTTGGGTTTAAAACAATGTACAAAAAATCCATGGAAAATTTTTTCTAAAAAATATAAAAAAGGAGATATAGTAGAAGGAAAAATAAAATCAATTACTGATTTTGGAATATTTGTTGGTCTAAAAGGCGAAGTAGATGGATTAATTCATTTGTCTGACATTTCTTGGTTTTCTTATGGAGAAGAGTCATCTAAAAAATATAAAAAAAATGAAAAAATTACTGCTGTAGTATTGCAAGTTGATGTAGAAAGAGAAAGAATTTCTTTAGGAATTAAACAATTAGAAGAAGATCCATTTAAAAAATATATGAAAAAACACAAAAAGAAATCTATTGTTATAGGTACAATTTCCAAGATTGAAGAAAAAAAAATATATGTAAATCTTTCTAAAGGAGTTAAAGCTATATTAAAATTAAATATATCAAATAATTTTATAAATAATAGTTCTTTTTTAAAGATAAATTTTGGTGATAAAATTGAATATAAAATAGATAGTTTTGATAAGAAGAATAGAATAGTAAACATATCTTTTTTAGATAATTTTTTAAAAAAAATTAAAAAAAAAATTTTTTTAAAGAAACAACAAATTAAATAA
- the aroA gene encoding 3-phosphoshikimate 1-carboxyvinyltransferase, whose product MKKKITIYPISKINGKINLPGSKSISNRVLLLSALSSGKTLIKNFLFSEDTYYMIKALKKIGFLINYDKLNSTLLISGSKDKFNFKKKISIFLGNAGTAMRPLTSIFSLYKNNIKLYGNNRMNCRPIKHLVESLKSSGAKIKYKNVYGYPPIILKGGFQGGKIYLNGKISSQFLTSILMASPLAKKNTEIFITNNLVSKPYVNMTIKLMKIFGIKVFNKNYYYFKIKGNQNYISPKSFFVEGDASSASYFLAAAAIKGGKVEVNGIGKNSIQGDIKFIKILKKMGSYVNIGNSSVIVKKRSLSSIEIDMNDTPDVAMTVAILALFSKGKTTIKNIYNWRVKETDRIKAMSAELRKVGSIIIEGKDFIEINPPKKFISCEIKTYEDHRMAMCFSLVALSEKKITILNPDCVKKTFPKYFENLFSISNFKK is encoded by the coding sequence ATGAAAAAAAAAATTACTATATATCCAATATCAAAAATAAATGGAAAAATTAATTTACCAGGATCTAAAAGTATTTCTAACAGAGTATTACTTTTATCTGCTCTTTCTAGTGGTAAAACTTTAATAAAAAATTTTTTATTTAGTGAAGATACTTATTATATGATAAAAGCATTAAAAAAAATTGGATTTTTAATAAATTATGATAAGTTGAATAGTACTTTGTTAATATCTGGATCTAAAGACAAATTTAATTTTAAAAAAAAAATTTCTATATTTTTAGGAAATGCTGGAACAGCTATGAGGCCTTTAACTTCAATTTTTTCTTTATATAAAAACAATATAAAATTGTATGGAAATAATAGAATGAATTGTAGACCTATAAAACATTTAGTTGAATCATTAAAAAGTTCTGGGGCTAAAATAAAATATAAAAATGTGTATGGATATCCACCAATAATTTTAAAAGGAGGTTTTCAAGGAGGTAAAATTTATTTAAATGGAAAAATTTCTAGTCAATTTTTAACTTCCATATTAATGGCATCTCCTTTAGCAAAGAAAAATACAGAAATTTTTATAACAAATAATTTGGTTTCAAAACCATATGTCAATATGACTATTAAATTAATGAAAATTTTTGGAATAAAAGTATTTAATAAAAATTATTATTATTTTAAAATTAAAGGAAATCAAAACTATATTTCTCCAAAATCTTTTTTTGTAGAAGGAGATGCTTCTTCTGCGTCTTATTTCTTAGCAGCGGCAGCTATAAAAGGAGGAAAAGTAGAGGTAAATGGAATTGGTAAAAATAGTATACAAGGAGATATAAAATTTATTAAAATTTTAAAAAAAATGGGATCTTATGTAAATATTGGTAATAGTTCTGTAATTGTAAAAAAAAGATCTTTAAGTTCTATAGAAATAGATATGAATGACACTCCTGATGTAGCTATGACGGTTGCAATTTTAGCTCTTTTTTCTAAAGGAAAAACTACTATAAAAAATATTTATAATTGGAGAGTAAAAGAAACCGATAGAATTAAAGCTATGTCGGCAGAATTAAGAAAAGTAGGATCTATTATAATAGAAGGAAAAGATTTTATAGAAATTAATCCTCCAAAAAAGTTTATATCTTGTGAAATAAAAACTTATGAAGATCATAGAATGGCAATGTGTTTTTCTTTAGTTGCATTATCTGAAAAAAAAATTACTATTTTAAATCCAGATTGTGTTAAGAAAACCTTTCCTAAATATTTTGAAAATCTTTTTTCTATAAGTAATTTTAAAAAATAA
- the serC gene encoding 3-phosphoserine/phosphohydroxythreonine transaminase, with translation MYKIYNFSAGPAMLPIYVMKKAKKDFLNWKNSGSSIIEISHRSKKFVLMTQEIEKNFRNLLNIPNNYKILFLHGGARGQFSAIPMNLLKNFDEETDYINTGYWSMCAAMEAMKYSKTNIINVKRFKKNKKYILKMSKWKIKNTSKYIHYCPNETIEGIAVHEEPNFYKNIIVGDFSSVILSKKIEIKNYDLIYASSQKNIGPSGITILIIKKKLLFNKNKYTPSILDYSINYKNNSMFNTPSTFSWYMSGLVFKWIIKNGGIDKIEKNNFIKSKLLYDTIDSSDFYINDIHNDNRSIMNITFRLKHDSLNKKFLDMSKKKGLLYLSGHSLLGGIRASIYNAMPLEGVKKLVNFMIKFEKNFG, from the coding sequence ATGTATAAAATTTATAATTTTAGTGCTGGACCTGCTATGTTACCAATATATGTAATGAAAAAAGCTAAAAAGGATTTTTTAAATTGGAAAAATTCAGGATCTTCTATAATAGAAATAAGTCATAGAAGTAAAAAGTTTGTTTTAATGACACAAGAAATAGAAAAAAATTTTAGAAATTTATTAAATATACCAAATAATTATAAAATTTTATTTTTACATGGTGGAGCTAGAGGGCAATTTTCTGCTATACCTATGAACTTATTGAAAAACTTTGATGAAGAAACAGATTATATAAATACTGGGTATTGGTCTATGTGTGCTGCTATGGAGGCTATGAAATACTCTAAAACCAATATAATAAATGTAAAAAGATTTAAGAAAAATAAAAAGTATATTTTAAAAATGTCTAAGTGGAAAATAAAAAATACATCTAAATATATACACTATTGTCCTAATGAAACTATAGAAGGAATAGCTGTGCATGAAGAACCTAATTTTTATAAAAACATAATAGTTGGAGATTTTTCTTCTGTAATATTATCTAAAAAAATTGAAATAAAAAATTATGATCTTATATATGCCAGTTCTCAAAAAAATATAGGCCCTTCTGGGATTACAATATTAATAATAAAAAAAAAGTTATTATTTAATAAAAATAAATATACACCTTCTATTTTGGATTATTCTATAAATTATAAAAATAATTCTATGTTTAATACTCCTTCTACATTTTCATGGTATATGTCAGGATTAGTTTTTAAATGGATTATAAAAAATGGAGGAATAGATAAAATAGAAAAGAATAATTTTATAAAATCTAAATTATTATATGATACAATTGACAGTTCTGATTTTTATATAAACGATATACATAATGATAATAGATCTATTATGAATATAACATTTAGACTAAAACATGATAGTTTAAATAAAAAATTTTTAGATATGTCTAAAAAAAAAGGTCTTTTATATTTATCAGGACATAGTTTATTAGGTGGTATTAGAGCTTCTATTTATAATGCAATGCCTTTAGAAGGAGTAAAAAAATTAGTAAATTTTATGATAAAATTTGAAAAAAATTTTGGATAA
- the serS gene encoding serine--tRNA ligase, whose product MKKKYTITVKKKTIKTIIRKNYNMLDIKMLRYDINTVYNKLKSRGFILDVDYVNKINKKIKKIKLEKENLECYRNRTSKKIGYLKLAKKSYKDLQKEVLYYNKILLKKKLYLYNLEKEILEYYYTLPNIPDENTPIGRSFKDNLEVYKWGKIKKYNFKIKDHIDLGKRKENLDFCNASKISGSNFFVLKNKLSLLYRSLSQFMLDVHVENNGYTETYVPYLVYEKCLYGTGQLPKFYKDLISIKFSKNKIKKKIKKNKLFLIPTSEVPLTNLFLNSVIKEKKLPLLFTSNTPCFRNEKTSYGINNKGLIRTKQFDKVEIMQIVHPEKSNYYLENITSHAEKILQLLNLPYRKMSICTNDIGFSSSKSYDLEVWFPYQKKYVEISSCSNMKDFQSRRINIKFLDKNKNKRYVHTLNGSGLAIGRTLAAIMENYQDKDGKIKVPNILKNRYMKGLEFI is encoded by the coding sequence ATGAAAAAAAAGTATACTATAACTGTTAAAAAAAAAACAATAAAAACAATAATAAGAAAAAATTATAATATGTTAGATATAAAAATGTTAAGATATGATATTAATACAGTTTATAACAAATTAAAAAGTAGAGGATTTATTTTAGATGTAGATTATGTTAATAAAATAAATAAAAAAATAAAAAAAATTAAGTTAGAAAAAGAAAATTTAGAATGTTATAGAAATAGAACTTCTAAAAAAATTGGTTATCTTAAGTTAGCTAAAAAAAGTTATAAAGATTTACAAAAAGAAGTTTTATATTATAATAAAATTTTATTAAAAAAAAAATTGTATTTATATAATTTAGAAAAAGAAATTTTAGAATATTATTATACATTACCAAATATTCCTGATGAAAATACCCCTATTGGGAGAAGTTTCAAAGATAACTTAGAAGTATATAAATGGGGTAAAATAAAAAAATATAATTTTAAAATAAAAGATCATATAGATTTAGGTAAAAGAAAAGAAAATTTAGATTTTTGTAATGCTTCTAAAATATCTGGGTCTAATTTTTTTGTTTTAAAAAATAAATTATCATTATTATATAGATCATTAAGTCAATTTATGTTAGATGTTCATGTAGAAAATAATGGATATACAGAAACTTATGTTCCATATTTAGTATATGAAAAATGTTTATATGGAACTGGGCAACTCCCAAAGTTTTATAAAGATTTAATATCAATAAAATTTAGTAAAAATAAAATTAAAAAAAAAATAAAAAAAAACAAACTTTTTTTGATACCAACATCAGAAGTTCCATTAACTAATTTATTTTTAAATAGTGTTATAAAAGAAAAAAAATTACCGTTACTTTTTACTTCAAATACCCCTTGTTTTAGAAATGAGAAAACTTCTTATGGTATTAACAATAAAGGTTTAATAAGAACCAAGCAATTTGATAAAGTAGAAATAATGCAAATTGTTCATCCGGAAAAATCAAATTATTATTTAGAAAACATTACAAGTCATGCAGAAAAAATATTACAGTTGTTAAATCTTCCTTATAGAAAAATGTCTATTTGTACTAATGACATAGGATTTTCTTCTTCTAAATCATATGATCTAGAAGTTTGGTTTCCATATCAAAAAAAATATGTAGAAATATCTTCTTGTTCAAATATGAAAGATTTCCAATCTAGAAGAATTAATATAAAATTTTTAGATAAAAATAAAAATAAGAGATATGTACATACTTTAAATGGTTCAGGTTTAGCTATTGGAAGAACATTAGCTGCTATTATGGAAAATTATCAAGATAAAGACGGCAAGATAAAAGTGCCTAACATTTTAAAAAATCGTTATATGAAAGGATTAGAATTTATATAA
- the trxB gene encoding thioredoxin-disulfide reductase has protein sequence MKNKIIKSNLIILGSGPAGYTASIYASRSNLSPILITGNQIGGQLSITEKIENWPSEYTPISGKKIMKNFLKHSKKFGTKIYKKKILEVDFKNTMIILKSEDIIFKSHSLIIATGSKPKKLGIKSEKKFLGKGISSCALCDGFFYKNKTVAIVGGGNSAVEEAIYLSKIVKKIYLIHRRNKFKAEKILVNRLLKICKTKKIKIYFNYKIEKVYGEKNTVKSVKIISNKKKYKKINISGLFVSIGYIPKTNLFKGKLIMENGYIKTNFGRHGNFTSTSKPGVFAAGDVIDHVYKQAITASSFGCMAAIDAEKYLSKTLKI, from the coding sequence ATGAAAAATAAAATAATAAAAAGTAATTTAATAATACTAGGATCAGGTCCTGCTGGATACACAGCATCTATATATGCATCTAGATCTAATTTATCTCCAATATTAATAACAGGAAATCAAATTGGAGGTCAATTATCAATAACAGAAAAAATAGAAAATTGGCCTTCTGAGTATACTCCAATAAGTGGAAAAAAAATAATGAAAAATTTTCTAAAACACTCTAAAAAATTTGGAACAAAAATATATAAAAAGAAAATTTTAGAAGTAGATTTTAAAAATACTATGATTATTTTAAAAAGTGAAGATATAATTTTTAAATCTCATTCTTTAATAATAGCAACAGGATCAAAACCAAAAAAACTAGGAATAAAATCTGAAAAGAAATTTTTAGGAAAAGGAATATCTTCATGTGCATTATGTGATGGTTTTTTTTACAAAAATAAAACTGTTGCAATAGTAGGAGGAGGAAATTCAGCCGTAGAAGAAGCTATATATTTATCAAAAATTGTAAAAAAAATATACTTAATACATAGAAGAAATAAGTTCAAAGCTGAAAAAATATTAGTTAATAGATTATTAAAAATATGTAAAACTAAAAAAATAAAAATTTATTTTAATTATAAAATAGAAAAAGTATATGGAGAAAAAAATACAGTAAAAAGTGTAAAAATAATTTCAAACAAAAAAAAATATAAAAAAATTAATATTTCTGGTCTTTTTGTTTCTATAGGGTATATTCCAAAAACTAATTTATTTAAAGGAAAATTAATAATGGAAAATGGATATATTAAAACAAATTTTGGTAGACATGGAAACTTTACGTCTACTAGTAAACCTGGAGTATTTGCTGCTGGAGATGTAATTGATCATGTATACAAACAAGCAATAACAGCATCATCTTTTGGATGCATGGCAGCTATAGATGCAGAAAAATATTTATCTAAAACATTAAAAATATAA
- the infA gene encoding translation initiation factor IF-1: MIKEKQIEIQGTVIETLPNTMFRVELENGHKIIAHISGKMRKNYIRILTGDKVTIEMTPYDTEKGRIIFRSR; this comes from the coding sequence ATGATAAAAGAAAAACAAATAGAAATCCAAGGAACTGTTATAGAAACTCTACCAAATACAATGTTTAGAGTAGAGTTAGAGAATGGACATAAAATAATAGCTCATATATCTGGAAAAATGAGAAAAAATTATATAAGAATATTAACTGGAGATAAAGTTACTATTGAAATGACTCCTTATGATACAGAAAAAGGTAGAATAATATTTAGAAGCAGATGA
- the aspS gene encoding aspartate--tRNA ligase, translated as MRTEYCGNISSSILLKKVVLCGWVEKIKNLGYFLFFYIKDIKGCVQIISKKKYTKNFTETKNIKNGFCVQIVGIVKKRKKNNINKKIVNGDIEIHAKKINILSKSKNIPIDLLKTNKEKNILKYRYLYLRNEKIQKNLIIRSKIILLIHKFMQNNDFIHIETPIITKSTPEGARDYIIPSRKHIGKFYALPQSPQIFKQLSMISGFDRYYQIARCFRDEDIRSNRQPEFTQIDLEASFVNEKKIKEITESLIREIFKKICKTKLKKFETITYKNSIKKYGTDSPDIRNPLKIIEITKFFKKKYILKKKNKKILIIYISKKNNLSLKKIQNYKNFIKKYNVKKVFFIKIIKNIKNIKIYKNIKINNKIIKKLTKIYKFKKNDVIIIAVTKKNNIYKIFGKIIKKIANDFNLINKNSYRAIWITEFPMFKKNKKGKFSAVHHPFTLPKTKSIKKIKKYPEKILSKSYDLVMNGKEIGGGSVRINNIKMQKLIFKIINLSKKKQKEKFGFFLNALKYGPPPHSGIALGLDRIMMTITKNLDIKNIIAFPKTSKASCVMTNAPSKIKNLFLKKIHIKVAK; from the coding sequence ATGAGAACAGAATATTGTGGGAATATTTCTTCAAGTATTTTATTAAAAAAAGTTGTTTTATGCGGATGGGTTGAAAAAATAAAAAATTTAGGATATTTTTTATTTTTTTATATAAAAGATATTAAGGGATGCGTACAAATAATATCTAAAAAAAAATATACTAAAAATTTCACAGAGACAAAAAATATTAAAAATGGATTTTGTGTTCAAATAGTAGGTATAGTAAAAAAAAGAAAAAAAAACAATATAAATAAAAAAATAGTTAATGGAGATATAGAAATACATGCAAAAAAAATAAACATATTAAGTAAGTCAAAAAATATTCCTATAGATTTACTTAAAACAAATAAAGAAAAAAACATATTAAAATATCGTTATTTATACTTAAGAAATGAAAAAATACAAAAAAACTTAATAATTAGAAGTAAAATAATATTATTAATACATAAATTTATGCAAAACAATGATTTTATACATATAGAAACACCAATAATAACTAAGTCTACACCAGAAGGAGCGAGAGATTACATAATACCTAGTAGAAAGCATATAGGAAAATTTTATGCATTACCTCAATCTCCTCAAATATTCAAACAATTGTCAATGATTTCTGGATTTGATAGATATTATCAAATAGCTAGATGTTTTAGAGATGAAGATATAAGATCTAATAGACAACCTGAATTTACACAAATAGATTTAGAAGCTTCTTTTGTAAATGAAAAAAAAATAAAAGAAATTACAGAAAGTTTGATAAGAGAAATTTTTAAAAAAATTTGTAAAACAAAATTAAAAAAATTTGAAACTATTACTTATAAAAATTCTATTAAAAAATATGGAACAGACAGTCCTGATATTAGAAATCCATTAAAAATAATAGAAATCACAAAATTTTTTAAAAAAAAATATATTTTAAAAAAAAAAAATAAAAAAATTTTAATAATATATATATCTAAAAAAAATAATTTGTCTTTAAAAAAAATACAAAATTATAAAAACTTTATAAAAAAATATAATGTTAAAAAAGTTTTTTTTATAAAAATTATTAAAAATATTAAAAATATAAAAATATATAAAAATATAAAAATTAATAATAAAATAATAAAAAAATTAACTAAAATATACAAATTTAAAAAGAATGATGTAATTATAATTGCTGTAACTAAAAAAAATAATATTTATAAAATATTTGGTAAAATAATAAAAAAAATTGCGAATGATTTTAATTTAATAAACAAAAATTCTTATAGAGCTATATGGATAACAGAATTTCCTATGTTTAAGAAAAATAAAAAAGGAAAATTTTCTGCAGTTCATCATCCATTCACACTTCCAAAAACAAAATCTATAAAAAAAATAAAAAAATATCCAGAAAAAATTTTGTCAAAATCTTATGATCTAGTAATGAATGGAAAAGAAATAGGAGGAGGATCTGTAAGAATAAATAATATAAAAATGCAAAAACTTATATTTAAAATAATAAACTTGTCTAAAAAAAAACAAAAAGAAAAATTTGGTTTTTTTTTAAATGCACTTAAATATGGCCCTCCTCCACATTCTGGAATAGCTTTAGGTTTAGATAGAATTATGATGACTATAACAAAAAATTTAGATATAAAAAATATAATTGCATTTCCTAAAACATCTAAAGCATCATGTGTTATGACAAATGCTCCAAGTAAAATAAAAAATTTATTTTTAAAAAAAATACATATTAAAGTAGCAAAATAA
- the pyk gene encoding pyruvate kinase, with protein sequence MLNKLKKTKIIATMGPSTDNIKILKKMVINGVNVFRLNFSHGNKSDHLKKIKMIFYLRKKLNCNIGILGDLQGPKIRISKFKKKKIFLKKNDIFILDYKLKNEYGDRYSVGINYKNLYKDLSKGDILLLDDGKISLKVKLINIKKIITTVVMGGVLLDNKGINKLGGGLSAKTITNKDKKDIIFSSKINLDYLAVSFPKSYKDINIVKKLIKSYGRNIKIVAKIERAEVANNSSIMNKIIIASDAIMVARGDLGVEINESKIALAQKKIVKNSIKFNKIVIVATQMMESMIKYPFPTRAEVMDVSNSILDGVDAVMLSAETASGKYPIETVLCMSKICIEVEKNCNKKKFIKIFNKKKNYNQTISSSAVYISNNLKFVSAIVTIHRSKKISLIPSRIFSKNPIFYFTNCNNSLYYFTLCRGIIPICLKNLINKVDLENKIINFLFKKKFIKKNDLIVIFEQNNNFNMCNNFIKVLKV encoded by the coding sequence ATGTTAAATAAACTAAAAAAAACTAAAATAATAGCTACTATGGGTCCTTCTACAGATAATATAAAAATTTTGAAAAAAATGGTTATTAATGGTGTGAATGTATTTAGATTAAATTTTTCTCATGGAAATAAATCAGATCATTTAAAAAAAATTAAGATGATTTTTTATTTAAGAAAAAAATTAAATTGTAATATAGGAATATTAGGAGATTTACAAGGTCCTAAAATAAGAATATCTAAGTTTAAAAAAAAAAAAATTTTTTTAAAAAAAAATGACATTTTTATATTAGATTATAAATTAAAAAATGAATATGGTGATAGATATTCTGTAGGTATAAATTATAAAAATTTGTATAAAGATTTATCTAAAGGAGATATTCTGTTATTAGATGATGGAAAAATTTCTTTAAAAGTGAAACTTATAAATATTAAAAAAATAATAACTACTGTGGTTATGGGTGGTGTTTTATTGGATAATAAAGGAATAAATAAATTAGGGGGAGGGTTGTCAGCAAAAACAATTACTAATAAAGACAAAAAAGATATAATTTTTTCCTCTAAAATAAATTTAGATTATTTAGCTGTTTCTTTTCCTAAATCATACAAAGATATAAATATTGTAAAAAAATTAATTAAATCTTATGGAAGAAATATAAAAATAGTAGCAAAAATAGAAAGAGCTGAAGTAGCAAATAATTCTTCTATAATGAATAAAATAATAATAGCTTCAGACGCTATAATGGTAGCTAGGGGAGATTTAGGAGTAGAAATAAATGAATCTAAAATAGCATTAGCTCAAAAAAAAATTGTAAAAAATTCTATAAAATTTAATAAAATAGTTATAGTAGCAACACAAATGATGGAATCAATGATAAAATATCCTTTTCCAACTAGAGCTGAAGTTATGGATGTTTCTAATTCTATATTAGATGGAGTAGATGCAGTTATGCTTTCAGCAGAAACTGCATCAGGAAAGTATCCTATAGAAACTGTTTTATGTATGAGTAAAATTTGTATAGAAGTCGAAAAAAATTGCAATAAAAAAAAATTTATAAAAATTTTTAATAAAAAAAAAAATTATAACCAAACAATATCTTCTTCTGCTGTATACATATCAAACAATCTTAAATTTGTTTCAGCTATAGTTACTATACACAGATCTAAAAAAATATCCTTAATTCCTTCTAGAATATTTTCTAAAAATCCAATATTTTATTTTACAAATTGTAATAACTCTCTATATTATTTTACATTATGCAGAGGAATTATTCCAATTTGTTTAAAAAATTTAATAAATAAAGTAGATTTAGAAAATAAAATTATTAATTTTCTATTTAAAAAAAAGTTTATAAAAAAAAATGATCTAATAGTAATTTTTGAACAAAATAATAATTTTAATATGTGTAATAATTTTATAAAAGTATTAAAAGTATAA